From the genome of Pelobacter propionicus DSM 2379, one region includes:
- a CDS encoding nitroreductase family protein, whose product MLKELVVKNRSYRRFHEEVRIERGTLRQLVELARLSSSGANLQSLKYLLSAEPEKNARIFTTLGWAGYLKDWDGPVERERPSAYIVMLFDSAIAKTCFWDHGIAAQSIMLGAVEQGLGGCMFGNVNRDELRRVLDLDERFEILMVLALGKPKEEVRLVPLPPDGDIRYYRDADGMHYVPKRSLEEIILG is encoded by the coding sequence ATGCTGAAAGAACTGGTAGTGAAGAACAGGAGCTATCGTCGTTTTCACGAAGAGGTACGCATCGAGAGGGGAACGCTGCGCCAGCTGGTTGAGTTGGCGCGCCTCTCCTCCAGCGGCGCCAACCTGCAGTCGCTGAAATACCTGCTCTCCGCGGAGCCGGAGAAGAACGCCCGCATCTTCACCACCCTGGGGTGGGCCGGGTATCTCAAGGATTGGGACGGCCCGGTTGAGAGGGAGCGCCCCAGCGCCTACATCGTCATGCTCTTTGACAGTGCCATAGCAAAGACCTGCTTCTGGGACCACGGCATCGCCGCCCAGAGCATCATGCTGGGCGCGGTGGAACAGGGGCTGGGCGGCTGCATGTTCGGCAACGTGAACCGGGACGAACTGCGCCGGGTGCTGGATCTGGACGAGCGCTTTGAGATCCTGATGGTCCTGGCCCTGGGCAAGCCAAAGGAGGAGGTACGCCTGGTGCCGCTCCCGCCTGACGGCGACATCAGGTACTACCGCGACGCCGACGGGATGCACTACGTCCCCAAGCGCTCGCTGGAGGAGATCATCCTGGGGTGA
- a CDS encoding efflux transporter outer membrane subunit — protein MKHAFLKKAFFLHLSGLLFLAGCSMAPNYTRPEAPVPQAWPSGPAYKGAASQALEPEAVQLKWEQFFINPQLRKLIKLALDNNRDLRIATLNVEKSRAQYRIQRADLLPSINGNGNATMERTPSDLSSSGEAITSHSYTLNLGVSSYEVDLFGRVQSLKDQALEQFLSTEQAVRSVRLSLVAEVANNYLTLAADRERLKLARETLESQRVSYNLIKSRFSAGASSELDLRQAQTSVDSARVDVARYTSQVAQDENLLALVVGGPVPAELLPSGFEAAGMMRELSSGVPSEVLQRRPDIMEAEHLLKGANANIGAARAAFFPRITLNTSIGTSSDQLSGLFSPGSFAWGFAPQFTLPIFDFGRNKAGLTVAERDRDIYLAQYEKSIQSAFREVADALAVNGTITEQLDAQQSLVQATSESYRLSQARYMGGISSYLDVLVSQRSLYTTQQSLIGVNLTKLSNLVTLYKVLGGGSE, from the coding sequence ATGAAACACGCCTTCTTGAAAAAAGCCTTCTTTCTTCACTTGAGCGGGCTGTTATTCCTGGCCGGCTGTTCCATGGCGCCCAACTATACCCGGCCTGAGGCGCCGGTTCCCCAGGCCTGGCCCAGCGGACCGGCCTACAAGGGCGCTGCCAGCCAAGCACTGGAGCCTGAGGCGGTGCAGCTGAAGTGGGAGCAGTTCTTTATCAACCCGCAGCTGCGAAAACTGATCAAACTGGCCCTGGACAACAACCGCGACCTGCGGATTGCCACTCTCAACGTGGAGAAGTCCCGTGCCCAATACCGCATCCAGCGCGCCGACCTGCTGCCCAGCATCAATGGTAACGGCAACGCCACCATGGAGCGGACACCGTCCGACCTCTCCAGCAGCGGTGAGGCCATAACCTCCCACAGCTATACCCTGAATCTGGGGGTCAGCAGCTACGAAGTGGATCTGTTCGGCCGCGTACAGAGCCTCAAGGATCAGGCCCTGGAGCAGTTCCTGTCAACGGAGCAGGCGGTGCGCAGCGTGCGCCTCTCACTGGTGGCCGAGGTGGCCAACAACTACCTGACCCTGGCCGCCGATCGCGAGCGACTGAAGTTGGCCAGGGAAACGCTTGAAAGCCAGCGGGTTTCCTACAACCTGATCAAGAGCCGTTTCTCCGCTGGCGCCTCGTCCGAACTGGACCTGCGCCAGGCCCAGACCAGCGTGGATTCGGCACGGGTTGACGTGGCCCGCTACACCAGCCAGGTGGCGCAAGACGAGAACCTGCTGGCACTGGTGGTGGGAGGCCCGGTTCCGGCGGAACTCCTCCCCAGTGGCTTCGAAGCAGCGGGAATGATGCGGGAGCTGTCCAGCGGTGTGCCGTCGGAGGTGCTCCAGCGGAGACCGGACATCATGGAGGCCGAACACCTGCTCAAGGGGGCCAACGCCAACATCGGCGCGGCCCGGGCAGCCTTCTTCCCCCGCATCACCCTCAACACCAGCATCGGCACCTCCAGCGACCAGCTGAGCGGTCTCTTTTCGCCCGGCTCATTCGCCTGGGGTTTCGCCCCCCAATTCACCCTGCCGATCTTCGACTTCGGCAGGAACAAGGCAGGCCTGACCGTTGCCGAGCGGGACCGGGACATCTACCTGGCCCAGTACGAAAAGTCGATCCAGAGCGCCTTCCGGGAGGTGGCCGACGCCTTGGCCGTAAACGGGACAATTACGGAGCAGTTGGATGCGCAGCAGTCCCTGGTCCAGGCCACATCGGAAAGTTACCGTCTCTCCCAGGCCCGCTACATGGGGGGTATCAGCAGCTACTTGGACGTGCTGGTTTCCCAGCGCTCGCTCTACACCACGCAGCAGTCGCTGATCGGCGTCAACCTGACCAAGCTCTCCAACCTGGTGACGCTCTACAAGGTGCTGGGCGGAGGGAGCGAGTAG
- a CDS encoding 4Fe-4S binding protein yields the protein MTNWRELPPGVVITDPGSSRNFKTGSWRSFKPVWIRENCVHCMLCWVYCPDTSVLTADNGRGEFDYDFCKGCGICALECPGKKGNKAIVMEEEGAR from the coding sequence ATGACGAACTGGCGGGAACTTCCTCCCGGGGTGGTCATAACCGATCCGGGCAGCTCACGAAACTTCAAGACCGGCTCCTGGCGCTCCTTTAAGCCGGTCTGGATCCGCGAGAACTGCGTCCACTGCATGCTCTGCTGGGTCTACTGCCCGGACACGTCCGTACTGACCGCTGACAACGGGCGCGGCGAATTCGACTACGATTTCTGCAAGGGGTGCGGCATCTGCGCCCTGGAGTGCCCCGGCAAGAAGGGGAACAAGGCCATTGTCATGGAAGAGGAGGGGGCCCGATGA
- a CDS encoding AEC family transporter produces the protein MALLERIIAIILPVFIIVAAGYAYARLRGETARADMGVLNRLSSDLFCPLLVFTALSGRDFSLADNGTLILAGFLISLGSGLLAWPVARMLGYDARSFVPPMMYNNCGNMGLPLALLAFGPTGLPAMIALFMACNLVFFSVGIKILESGRHGGKGSPLSFLASPMMISIIAGIAFSLARLSVAAPLFNAMKMIGDASIPMMLFALGIRMLDVNLASWKIGLTGAAFCPLAGLAVAFLLEFVLPLTERQRGLMYLFAALPPAVFCFMMAEQYRQEPDRVAAIVLLGNLASLLFVPLGLWMGMRVG, from the coding sequence ATGGCACTACTGGAACGGATCATAGCCATCATTCTGCCGGTGTTCATAATCGTAGCTGCCGGCTACGCCTATGCCCGCCTGCGCGGCGAAACGGCACGGGCGGACATGGGGGTGCTCAACCGCCTCAGCAGCGATCTTTTCTGCCCCCTGCTGGTCTTCACCGCCCTGTCAGGCAGGGACTTCAGCCTGGCCGACAACGGCACGCTGATCCTGGCGGGCTTCCTGATATCTCTGGGCTCGGGACTTCTGGCCTGGCCCGTTGCCCGCATGCTGGGCTACGATGCGCGCAGCTTCGTCCCCCCCATGATGTACAACAACTGCGGCAACATGGGATTGCCCCTGGCACTGCTGGCCTTCGGCCCCACCGGCCTGCCGGCCATGATCGCGCTGTTCATGGCCTGCAACCTGGTGTTCTTCTCCGTCGGCATCAAGATCCTGGAATCGGGCCGCCACGGCGGCAAGGGTTCCCCCCTCTCCTTTTTGGCCAGCCCGATGATGATCTCCATCATCGCTGGGATTGCCTTCTCCCTTGCTAGGCTGAGCGTAGCCGCGCCCCTGTTCAACGCCATGAAAATGATCGGAGACGCCAGCATCCCGATGATGCTCTTCGCCCTGGGCATCCGCATGCTGGACGTCAATCTGGCCAGCTGGAAGATCGGCCTCACGGGCGCCGCCTTCTGTCCCCTGGCCGGCCTGGCAGTGGCGTTCCTGCTGGAGTTCGTGCTGCCGCTGACCGAGCGGCAGCGGGGGCTGATGTACCTGTTCGCTGCCCTGCCGCCGGCGGTGTTCTGCTTCATGATGGCCGAGCAGTACCGCCAGGAACCGGACCGGGTGGCCGCCATCGTGCTGCTGGGCAACCTGGCCTCGCTGCTGTTCGTGCCGCTGGGGTTGTGGATGGGTATGCGGGTGGGATGA
- a CDS encoding 2-oxoacid:acceptor oxidoreductase family protein, whose amino-acid sequence MTDTIEIRWHGRGGQGTVTACKLFADACLNGGRFVQAFPEYGPERAGAPIRAYNRVSARELRGHYPVIRPNIVVVVDETLLESIDVTEGAPADAAFIINCRGNAADMRNRIQAGPTQKVVTVDATRIAIDTIGRPMPNAPLIGCVTRVSGMLSLQAALDDMARSFEKKFSQQIISGNLEATRRGFDEAVEQ is encoded by the coding sequence GTGACGGATACAATCGAGATTCGTTGGCATGGACGGGGCGGACAGGGTACGGTTACCGCCTGCAAGCTGTTCGCCGACGCCTGCCTTAACGGTGGACGCTTTGTGCAGGCCTTCCCGGAGTACGGGCCGGAACGGGCCGGCGCTCCCATCCGGGCCTACAACCGGGTCAGCGCCCGGGAGCTCAGGGGGCACTACCCGGTGATCCGTCCCAACATCGTCGTGGTTGTCGATGAGACCTTGCTGGAGAGCATCGATGTCACCGAAGGCGCTCCCGCTGACGCAGCCTTCATCATCAACTGCCGCGGGAATGCCGCGGACATGCGCAACAGGATACAGGCCGGCCCGACCCAGAAGGTCGTTACGGTGGACGCCACCAGGATTGCCATCGATACCATCGGCCGTCCCATGCCCAACGCGCCGTTGATCGGCTGCGTCACCAGGGTCTCCGGCATGCTCAGCCTGCAGGCCGCCCTGGACGACATGGCACGGAGCTTCGAAAAGAAGTTCAGCCAACAGATCATCTCGGGAAACCTTGAAGCGACCAGACGGGGTTTCGATGAGGCGGTGGAGCAATGA
- a CDS encoding PEP/pyruvate-binding domain-containing protein, with amino-acid sequence MPAFDRISSGLPGLDQILDWIRLGDNVVWQVESVGEYRDIVAPFARQTLADGRTTIYIRFAPHEPVLDPLPGLTIHRLDPSSGFESFTGELHRIIAEAGRDAFYVFDSLSELQTAWAADLMMGNFFMVTCPYLFELDTVAWFCLLRQRHSYDTVARIRETTQILLDLFSDNGYLYVHPLKVWKRYSPTMFFPHRFRLSEPDDIRPLTDGVSVSRFYRLAAGPPGLERGESTRNLDSWERFFLDAAKQARSQEFHDGELPDLVSRMAQRLIGQAPRFLDMVVRNCSVWDLLEVRERMIGSGMIGGKAAGMLLARWIVARALPDIAPLIEPHDSWYIGSHVFYTYLVHNRLWKRRIMQRTEQGYFSEAPGLARGILAGDFPVRIREEFVRMLEYYGQSPIIVRSSSLLEDSFGHAFAGKYESIFCVNTGSPEDRLDALEEAVKRVYASMMDESALAYRRQRGLQKQDEQMAILVQRVSGSLFSGLFMPALGGVGYSFSSWRWQSDLDPSAGMLRVVAGLGTRAVDRTGNDYPRLVSLDRPDLDPSTRGRNRYSQRYVDCLDLDTRQLITRDLANVLSLLPDWLATRLAERDATTEARLREQDRFDPVYLGTCPGLVGEVSLLDALRRILATLQGEYGNPVDIEFTVNWTESGDFMVNLLQCRPLQTPGCGATARPNASSTVSPDPGAVMLRLESTTMGPALHCRVDALIMVDPAGYHALPYRDKPSVARAIGLLNNHYRQQGATVMLLAPGRIGTTSPELGVPVSFAEISHMGMIFEIACPEAGYQPELSWGSHFFQDLVEAEIFYGAIPHEALAAELIGPEGGGNIFKSDFFKGEEELFARLAPDSALPPGLVSVYEPDDLLFSSDVINGSCLCGRGQQPGADPHAGQAYQEV; translated from the coding sequence ATGCCCGCTTTCGACAGGATTTCCTCCGGACTGCCAGGCCTCGACCAGATCCTGGACTGGATCAGGCTGGGAGACAATGTGGTCTGGCAGGTGGAATCCGTAGGCGAGTACCGCGACATTGTGGCACCCTTCGCGCGCCAGACCCTGGCCGACGGCCGCACGACCATCTACATCCGCTTCGCCCCCCATGAACCGGTGCTGGACCCGCTGCCCGGCCTGACCATCCACAGGCTCGACCCCTCCAGCGGCTTTGAATCCTTCACCGGCGAACTTCACCGGATCATCGCCGAAGCGGGACGCGACGCCTTCTACGTCTTCGACAGCCTGTCCGAGTTGCAAACCGCCTGGGCAGCCGACCTGATGATGGGCAACTTCTTCATGGTCACCTGCCCCTACCTGTTCGAGCTGGATACGGTGGCCTGGTTCTGCCTGCTCAGGCAGCGCCACAGCTACGACACCGTCGCCCGCATCCGGGAAACAACGCAGATCCTGCTCGACCTCTTTTCCGACAACGGCTACCTGTACGTCCACCCCCTGAAGGTCTGGAAGCGCTACTCCCCCACCATGTTCTTTCCCCACCGCTTCCGCCTGTCCGAACCCGACGACATCAGGCCGCTCACCGACGGCGTGTCCGTGAGCAGGTTTTACCGGCTGGCGGCCGGTCCCCCGGGACTGGAGCGGGGGGAGTCGACCCGCAACCTGGACAGCTGGGAACGCTTTTTCCTGGACGCGGCAAAACAGGCCCGCAGCCAGGAATTTCACGACGGGGAGCTGCCTGACCTGGTCAGCCGCATGGCGCAGCGGCTGATCGGCCAGGCGCCCCGTTTCCTCGACATGGTGGTGCGCAACTGCTCCGTGTGGGATCTGCTGGAGGTCAGGGAACGCATGATCGGCTCCGGCATGATCGGCGGCAAGGCGGCCGGGATGCTGCTGGCCCGCTGGATCGTCGCCCGGGCGCTCCCGGACATAGCCCCCCTGATCGAGCCCCACGATTCCTGGTACATCGGCTCCCACGTCTTCTACACCTACCTGGTGCACAACCGGCTCTGGAAGCGGCGCATCATGCAGCGCACCGAGCAGGGCTATTTCAGCGAGGCGCCGGGGCTGGCCCGGGGGATCCTCGCCGGCGACTTTCCCGTCCGCATACGGGAAGAGTTTGTCCGCATGCTGGAATACTACGGCCAGAGTCCGATCATCGTCCGCTCCAGCAGCCTGCTGGAGGACAGCTTCGGCCATGCATTCGCCGGAAAGTACGAATCCATCTTCTGCGTGAACACCGGCAGCCCCGAAGACCGGCTGGATGCACTGGAGGAGGCGGTCAAGCGGGTCTACGCCAGCATGATGGACGAGTCGGCCCTTGCCTACCGCCGCCAGCGCGGCCTGCAGAAGCAAGACGAGCAGATGGCCATCCTGGTGCAGCGCGTGTCGGGTTCGCTCTTTTCCGGGCTGTTCATGCCGGCGCTGGGCGGCGTGGGCTATTCCTTCAGCAGCTGGCGCTGGCAGAGCGACCTGGACCCATCGGCCGGCATGCTGCGCGTCGTGGCCGGCCTGGGAACGCGGGCCGTGGACCGGACCGGAAACGACTATCCCCGGCTGGTCAGCCTGGACAGGCCTGACCTGGATCCCTCCACCAGGGGGCGCAACCGCTACAGCCAGCGCTATGTGGACTGCCTCGACCTGGACACCCGCCAGTTGATCACCCGCGACCTCGCCAACGTGCTCTCTCTGCTCCCCGACTGGCTGGCCACACGCCTGGCCGAGCGTGACGCCACGACCGAGGCCAGGCTCCGCGAGCAGGACAGGTTCGATCCGGTATACCTGGGAACCTGCCCGGGCCTTGTCGGGGAGGTGAGCCTGCTTGACGCCCTGCGGCGCATCCTGGCCACCCTGCAGGGCGAATACGGGAACCCGGTGGACATCGAGTTCACGGTCAACTGGACCGAGTCGGGGGACTTCATGGTCAACCTGCTTCAGTGCCGCCCCCTGCAGACCCCCGGATGCGGCGCAACGGCCCGACCCAACGCTAGCTCTACCGTTTCCCCGGACCCCGGCGCCGTCATGCTACGGCTGGAGAGCACCACCATGGGGCCCGCGCTGCACTGCCGGGTGGACGCGCTTATCATGGTCGACCCGGCCGGCTACCACGCCCTCCCCTACCGTGACAAGCCCTCGGTGGCCCGCGCCATCGGCCTCCTCAACAACCACTACCGCCAGCAGGGGGCAACGGTGATGCTGCTGGCGCCGGGGCGCATCGGCACGACCTCGCCCGAGCTGGGGGTACCGGTTTCCTTTGCCGAGATCAGCCACATGGGGATGATCTTCGAGATAGCCTGTCCGGAGGCCGGCTACCAGCCCGAACTTTCCTGGGGGAGCCACTTCTTCCAGGACCTGGTGGAGGCGGAGATCTTCTACGGCGCCATACCGCACGAGGCGCTGGCCGCTGAGTTGATCGGGCCGGAGGGGGGCGGGAATATCTTCAAGAGCGACTTTTTCAAAGGGGAGGAAGAGCTGTTCGCCCGGCTGGCGCCCGACAGCGCCCTTCCCCCAGGGCTGGTTTCGGTGTATGAACCTGATGACCTCCTGTTCTCGTCGGATGTCATCAACGGCAGCTGCCTCTGCGGCCGCGGCCAACAGCCCGGAGCTGACCCCCACGCCGGCCAGGCGTACCAGGAAGTCTGA
- the porA gene encoding 2-ketoisovalerate ferredoxin oxidoreductase subunit alpha — protein MTTMVASTGNEAVANAMRLANPDVCSAYPITPATEIMHNFTAHAANGRVDTEILLAESEHSAMSACIGAAAAGGRVTTATSSQGLALMWELLMIASGMRLPIVMAVCNRALSVPINIGCDHSDSMGTRDCGWIQLYSENSQEAFDNMLQAFRIAEHPDLRLPVMVCLDGFITSHSITSMRWVEDGAARAFVGDYRQVNPLLDLKHPVSYGQLILSDLYMEYRKAHEQVMAGVPQVVTRVGEEFGRLSGRSYGLFESYRLDDAEIAIVVMSSAAGTTKDVIDRYREKGIRAGLLKPRLYRPFPYAEIGRALGHLKAVAVLDRSDSFGGSFGPLYLDIAGVLCNAPRRPVLVNRIFGLGGRDYLPEQAEQVLDELVDIARGGQVRGVKEYIGLREGAC, from the coding sequence ATGACCACAATGGTTGCCTCGACAGGCAACGAGGCGGTGGCCAATGCCATGCGCCTGGCAAACCCGGACGTCTGCTCGGCCTATCCCATCACGCCGGCCACGGAGATCATGCACAACTTCACCGCCCATGCCGCCAACGGCCGGGTGGACACGGAGATCCTGCTGGCCGAGAGCGAGCACAGCGCCATGAGCGCCTGCATCGGCGCTGCGGCTGCCGGCGGCCGGGTGACCACTGCAACCTCATCCCAGGGGCTGGCCCTGATGTGGGAACTGCTGATGATCGCCTCCGGCATGCGACTCCCCATTGTCATGGCGGTCTGCAACCGGGCCCTGTCCGTGCCGATCAATATCGGCTGCGACCATTCCGACAGCATGGGCACGCGCGACTGCGGCTGGATCCAGCTCTACTCGGAAAACAGCCAGGAGGCCTTCGACAACATGCTGCAGGCCTTCAGGATTGCCGAGCATCCCGATCTGCGCCTGCCGGTGATGGTCTGTCTGGACGGGTTCATCACCAGCCACTCCATCACCAGCATGCGCTGGGTGGAGGACGGGGCGGCCCGGGCATTCGTGGGCGATTACCGGCAGGTCAACCCCCTGCTGGACCTGAAGCACCCGGTCAGCTACGGCCAGCTGATCCTGTCGGACCTGTACATGGAGTACCGCAAGGCCCACGAGCAGGTCATGGCCGGCGTGCCCCAGGTGGTGACCCGGGTGGGCGAGGAGTTCGGCCGCCTCTCCGGACGCAGCTACGGCCTGTTCGAGAGCTATCGTTTGGATGATGCCGAGATCGCCATCGTGGTGATGAGTTCCGCCGCCGGCACCACCAAGGATGTCATCGACCGCTACCGCGAAAAGGGGATCAGGGCCGGCTTGCTCAAGCCGCGCCTCTACCGCCCCTTTCCCTATGCCGAGATCGGCCGGGCCCTGGGTCACCTCAAGGCGGTTGCCGTGCTGGACCGCTCGGACAGTTTCGGCGGCTCCTTCGGGCCGCTCTACCTGGATATCGCCGGCGTGCTCTGCAACGCTCCCCGGAGGCCGGTGCTGGTCAACCGCATCTTCGGGTTGGGGGGCAGGGACTACCTGCCGGAGCAGGCCGAGCAGGTGCTGGACGAGCTTGTGGATATCGCCCGGGGCGGCCAGGTGCGCGGTGTCAAGGAATACATCGGCCTACGGGAGGGAGCATGCTGA
- a CDS encoding thiamine pyrophosphate-dependent enzyme — MLTPLNLRELSRKEELFAPGHRMCTGCGAPIVVRMVMMAAQYPLVVANATGCLEVSTSIDGFTSWKTPWIHSAFENAAATLAGVETMYRSLRKQGKLADDIRFVAFGGDGGTADIGFQSLSGAMERGHDLTYICYDNGAYMNTGIQRSSATPFGADTATSPVGSVSTGKPQQAKDMTRIMAAHGIPYVAQASPSHWQDLMKKVRKALEIRGPKFINVIAPCNRGWRTGTDDAIQLSRLAVETCYWPLYEVENGVTRITVTSREKKPLTEFLKPQGRFKHLFKPGNEQLLAEAQSQVDACWQRLQREQAMGL, encoded by the coding sequence ATGCTGACACCACTCAACCTGAGGGAACTGTCCCGGAAAGAGGAACTGTTCGCCCCCGGTCACCGCATGTGCACCGGCTGCGGCGCGCCCATCGTGGTCAGGATGGTCATGATGGCTGCCCAGTACCCGCTGGTGGTGGCCAACGCCACCGGCTGCCTGGAGGTCTCCACCAGCATCGACGGCTTCACCTCCTGGAAAACTCCCTGGATACACAGCGCCTTTGAAAACGCGGCCGCCACTCTGGCAGGGGTGGAGACCATGTACCGGTCGCTCAGGAAACAGGGCAAGCTGGCCGACGACATACGGTTCGTGGCCTTCGGCGGGGACGGGGGAACCGCCGACATCGGCTTCCAGAGCCTGTCCGGTGCCATGGAGCGCGGCCACGACCTGACCTACATCTGCTACGACAATGGCGCCTACATGAACACCGGCATTCAGCGCTCCTCGGCCACCCCCTTCGGCGCCGACACCGCCACCAGCCCGGTGGGAAGTGTGAGCACGGGCAAGCCGCAGCAGGCTAAGGATATGACCAGGATCATGGCTGCCCACGGCATCCCTTACGTGGCCCAGGCATCGCCTAGCCATTGGCAGGACCTGATGAAGAAGGTCCGCAAGGCCCTGGAGATCAGGGGTCCCAAGTTCATCAACGTCATCGCCCCCTGCAACCGCGGCTGGCGGACCGGCACCGACGATGCCATCCAGCTCTCCCGCCTGGCGGTGGAAACCTGCTACTGGCCGCTGTACGAGGTGGAGAACGGGGTCACCCGCATCACGGTCACTTCCCGGGAGAAGAAGCCGCTGACCGAGTTCCTGAAACCACAGGGACGTTTCAAGCACCTGTTCAAACCGGGCAACGAACAGCTCCTGGCGGAAGCCCAGAGCCAGGTTGATGCCTGCTGGCAGCGGCTGCAGCGGGAACAGGCCATGGGCCTGTAA